Part of the Notamacropus eugenii isolate mMacEug1 chromosome 5, mMacEug1.pri_v2, whole genome shotgun sequence genome is shown below.
aattggacaggactgaaaggAGGGAACTTACAAAACaagtaaatattagctattattatcaaatAAGAGTAAAAAATTCCCTCAAACATGGGGGCCTTTGTATGTGATGTTGCAGAGAAAGTTGACCCAAGAGAACACGTGATGGCTACAGAAATGCAGTAAAAACCAACCTTAGAAAAGCTGCTAAGCTCATCTTTTAGGAAAACATGAAGACATTTCCTTGCTCTCAAGAGAGAGAAGTGGGAGACTACAGGTGTGGAATATGGCCTATGCTGTCCCTATGTTGgatctgttttgctttttccttgtGTATGTGGGGGCTTCCAAGATCAGAATGGTAGTTTCCCAGGGAAGGAAATCCTTTGTCTGTGGCTGCTGTGGTGTACATGCTCATGAGTGCCTTGTAGAGAGGAGGAAGGCAGCTCCTCATTAAGTCTCAGGAGTCACTTGCCAGCTCTCACTGGGGTGGGATGGGCCTCTCCTTTGCGGCAgacccctcttctttctcttcccttcagaCTTCAGGGGAAGAGAAGCACAAGGAGATGGCAAGCAGGCTAGCCAGGTGGTGAGCAGTCTTGCCTCAGAGAGGACCCCTGAGTTCAGAGTAGACTCTTCTGTGGAGAAAGGGGTAATTTCCTGGGGAGTGGGCTTCTTGGAGAGAAAAGAATTCTGTGTGTGTCTCCAGTGAAAGGAGCAGGTGGGGACCTGGCCCTCCACAAGAAGGGGGATACCTTGACTAGGTCAAGCCCAGGTACATCTTCCTTCTCCAAGGGTCATGGATATATAAAGtttgaagggatctcagagatcagcAAGGTCAGCACTCCCCAtttgtagatgagggaactgaagataagtgacttgtccagggtctttaTTATtggtcagttgtgtctgactctccgtgatCCCTATTAGGGGTTTCTTGGTCaggatactggactggtttgccatttccttctccaattcattttacagatgagggaacaaaGGCAAACtgaatcaagtgacttgcctagggtcacacagctagtcagtgtctgaggccagatttgaactcaagaacacAGGTCTTCCCAGCTTTGGGCCCAGTACtgtatccactctgccacccagctgcccctgccCATAGCTAATAactatctgagacaggattccaaCCCATGTCTtattaactccaaatccaacaagACTGGATGTCTATATTTTTCCTGTGAAGGTAAAAGGGACTTATCTGAATATAAATGTGTTGCTCATCTCTCAGCTCCAAGTCTGTTTCCCTTTCAGATGGAACCCAACTCATAGGGTAGGGCTATCATAAGAAGAGTTAAGAACCAGTAGGCCCTTGGAGAGGGCCCGGAGAGGAAGAATTATGTTGGTCATTGAGCGGCTATCATGAACCCCTTATGAGTTTCCCAAGTGGTTTCTGGTCTCCTGTAAGTGCTTAGGGCATCTTCTGTAGAGTGGAATAGGGCTGTCCTATACCTAACATCTGCATTGTAATCTTGAGTGCTTATACAAGAGATGGGGATGCCTTCTACTCACATCTATAGACACCTTGACATAGGGTATATCTGGAGATTTTCCCAGTGCAAACTCTGGGTGATAGCATAATGAGCCAAAGGAATAATGACATTTGGTGCCAGCCTCCAAGACTGGACTAAGTCTATGTGAGCCTGGATCTCACAACCCTGGGCTACAGATTACATTTTGTAATTGGAAGAGTTTGAGGTTGGTATTTGGGGAGATAACTGGTGTAAGAACCGAAAGGCATTGAGGAActtcatgaaaaataaatgacatcGTATATTGGAGAGAAAGTGATGAGCCCCAAAACTATGGCGATAGTGCAATGCTGTTCAGACCTCAGACTGGTGGCcagggaaatggggagaaggggTCTGGGGACTGCTGTGAGAGAAGTCAGGATCCACTCTGAGGGTActtggaaggggaaggagaagagaacttGAGATTTCGACCCTCCTTCCTGAGGCAGGGGGGCTGGCAGTGCCTCGCAAGACAGAGAACCAGAGAAGAAGGGCAGAGAAGGGGAATGACGAGCACTTGTTTTGGAAAAGATGAGAGGGAGGTGCTGGTGGAATGTCCCTCCCGGTTTCTTCACATTCAGCCTGTGCCTTTCTTAGTCTGCCTCTGTCTACCTACGGGTCAAATGGCCTCCTTTGTCCCTTGCTGCCATGGACCCACTTCTCCATGTGCCTTCAGGAAGTCTGACCCACACCTGACAGggttcctcccttctttcagctttCTCGGTCATCCAGACTGAACCCTCAGCATCAGTGTGGcccttctgtctctcccccatTGAAGATCTGCCCCACACTCAGCTGCCAAGGCTGCCAGTGACAGCTCCATGATAACTCTCTCACCCAGCTAATTCTATGAGCTCCCACACCCTCCTCTCTAATTCAGGCTttttgcctccagtctctcctctaaCAGACTCCACTGGACACACTGTCCCTGAGATTTTGCTAATGATCTGCTCTGGTCACATCCTTCAGCAGTTCCCCAGGGCCAACCAAGTAATATGAGAAAGGTATATGCAAGGTCCCCAACCTGGCATTGCCCAACCTTGTAGTCCTAAGCTTGTCCCACTCTCTTGTCTCTCTTCTGGTAGTCAATTTCACGATGGCATGCTTgtccgggttctggatagtggacaatgctctcgtgcctttcCAGTccccaatggagtgaaacagggctgtgtgcttgctcccgtgctttttagcatgaAAACCATGTTTTCaagtgctttcaatgaggatgaacacggacagcatcaaggtcagttactgatggtaagttcttcgaTTTGAAAAtactacaagccaagatcaaagtgcagggagtgctggtgcatgattttctgtttgcagatgattgtgcactcaatgcagcctctgaagctgcggtgcaacaaagtatggataaattctctgctgcctgtgctaattttggcctaataatcaacaccaagaaaacacaggtgctccatcagccaccaccacaccatccatacatggaaccatccgTTACAACAaagagagaagttttgaatgctctggataagttcacttaccttggtagtgtactttccagggatgtagacattgacaatgaggttgatgcacacattgccagagctagctcagtgtttgggaggctccgaagaaaagtttaggagagaagaggtattagaccgactaccaaactgaaggtctacagagccattgtgctgaccttattgttgtatgtctgtgaaacatggacaatctaccaacATCAtgtcagaaaactgaattgcttccatttgaactgtcttgggaagattctgaagatcacctggcaggacaaggtaccagacactgaggtccttgctcgaactaaactgccaagcattcaaactatgcttcagagagtgcaactctgatgggttagCCAccttgtttgaatgcaaaatgtgtgtttgccaaaaagactattttggggcaagcaatcacatgatggtcagaagaagtgatacaaggacactttcaaggtctctctcaagaactttgggtttgatTATGTGACatcggagacactggcacaggactgctcagtatcgcatgcccacatcagaaagggtactgtgctctttgagcaaagcagagttgagacagcacaaaggaaatgtacaatgtgcaaatttggaatatccaccccaaatgttcacacagactatctgtgcccaatctgtggtagagcatgcCAACCTCGTATGAGTCTGATCAGCTATAGTCGGacatattgaaacttgactttatcatgctggtgtcattttggtcctcttcaagaatgaaggacaaccgcCACCACCATCCCTGGTCCTTGAACTGTCCTCTTTCATCACCTTGCCCTTTCACAAGACTGTCCCCCTGCCTGGAAGGGACTCCTGCCTCTCAGCCTGCCgaagttcttttcttctctaacacacagtgcctggcacgtagtaaactacataaatgttagcgtTGCTAATAAAGGCCAGCCCAGGGACTATCTTTCCCAGGGAGCCTTCCCTCATTCCCCATCCGACCACTCAAGCCCCAGGTGGAAGTGATTTTATCCACCTGTAATTTCTCAAGTGACTTCGTTTAACTATCACAGAGCTCTGGGCTGGGAGGGACCTGCCTGCTTGGTATCTTGTCCAACCCGTCTCTGAACAAGGATTCCTTCTATAACCTGCCAGACAAGTGGGAAACCAACCTCTCCTCCAAGATCTCCAGTGAGGGGAAGCTGCCCACCACTCAAGGcagcttctctttcttttgatcaGCAAGCATCGATCAAGCCCTTCCTAggtgctgggcactatgctaatcTCTGGAGACATAAATGCCGGAAAAACCAATCCTTGCTCTCTGGAAGTCCACAGactaatgagaaagacaaaatgtaaataagtgggtggagccaagatgcatacagagtagatgaaggTGAGTctgaaagggaaggcattagcagctgggggtTAGTAGAACAGGGACTGAGAAAATCCTCTTGAACAAAGTAGCTTTGGAGCTCAGTCTTcaaagaaatcagggaaggaggaagagtattCATGGGGCACTGTTGATTCAAAGGTGTAGTAATGGAAGTTGATatgtgaggaagagaaaataagccAGTTCACAGAGCGTTTAGAGGTGAGTGAAGTATAAACAGCTTAGGAAGGAGGACTGAGAGTGAGAGCTTCCAATGTCTTTTCAtaatgactttatatttgatcttggaggacatagggagtcactgaagtttattgggggaaggaggaggtatGTGATATAGTCAGATCTACACTCTGGCATCAGAGTGGAGGAAAGATTGGATTGGGGCAGGGAGATCAgttaggctattgcaatagtgaGAGGGAGGAGCCAAGGATGACGATGACCTTGTGAGCCTGGGGAATGGGGATGGTGGTAGCACCCTTGACAGTAGTGGGGAAGGTTCAGGGAAGGGGCAGGAAAGAGAATGAACTCAGTTTGTGATGGCTATACAGCTGGAGATGTTCAAAAGGCAGTGAGGGATGTGGGACTCTAGGAGGTCAGGGCTGGATAAGTAGCTGTGAAAATCATTAGCATTGAAATTAGCATGGAATTGATGGGagctgagatcaccaagggagtgtattgaggaaaagaggagattGGGGGGAAGCTGTCCCAATGTCAAGGCAAAGTCCGCACCTGATGGAGACACACTGCATTCTAGTTCCTTCCACCTCTCTACCTCTAGACCTTTCCCCAAACTGATTGCCCCTCAGCACTTTCTCCTATGGCGCATCCCATGGTTACCCggttcttccttctttcactaGCATTCATGGACATGTCTTATTGTTGGTTAGAGAGGTAACTCTTGGAGGGGAAAGCACATGTCTTGTTCCACTCCTGTATCCTTAGCCTAGGGCATAAGGTCCAGTATATTGCACTGAGTCATCACTGATAACCTTAAGTGTTTGTCAAGCACCCATTCAGAGTCCCACATCCATTCTGTTAGGCAGCTCAGCCATGGGTTAATGAACCTAtcttacagagcaggaaactgtgGCCCAAAGAGAGGACTTGTCTATGGTCATGTGGATTTGTAGGGGAGTGAGTCTCACATGGTCTCACATCCCTGGTGCCTGCCCTCCAGCCAGGGGCAAGGGAAGAGAACAGGAGGCAAAGGGCTGAAGGGGAAGGAGCTggaaggggaggggcagggaggggaggggcagaggggggagggggggtccAGGCAGACAGTTTGCTGACCTCTTGAAGTTCTTCATAAGTGATCAACAAAAAGTTGTCTTTTCCCTCCATTCGCATCCATCCCTTTATGTGATCAAACCAGGAGCCAAATTGTACTGAGAATTGGGGGGAAAGGACACAGGAGCGTCAGGGAAGCAGGTCATCAGCCACagcccatctcccatctccctttgtCTCCAGCCCACATGGTCCCTCTGCCTCCCCCCAGGCCCCACTCAGGTCCCCATCACCCTCCAACATCAGGTCTTCCCCTCAgtcccaccccccaccctagCACTACCCTGGCTCAGTGCCTTCATTATCCTTccaatctctctgtgcctctggacctgtttctccctctccctctctccctctcttcctctctccctctctcccttcctctctccctctcttcctctctccctctctccctctttccctccctctctttctctcttcctctctccctctctccctctctccctctctccctccctctttccctctctccctccctctcttcctctgtccctctctccctccctctctccctctcttcctctctccctctctccctctctccctccctctcttcctctctccctctctccctcccccctccctcccctcccctctctctttctctctctcttcctccctcccttcctcccttcctctgtccctcctctctccctctctcccttcctctctccctctctccctctcttcctctctccctctctctctcccccctccctcccctcccctctccctctctccctctctccctctctccctcccccttccctcccctcccctctctctttctctctctcttcctccctcccttcctcccttcctctgtccctcctctctccctctctccctcctctctccctctctccctctctctctcctcccctccctcccctcccctctctctttctctctctctccctccctcccttcctctgtccctcctctctctctctctcctgctctttATCTTCTTCTACCTCTGTTTACCCAGGtatctgttcctttctctctatctgcccaggtctctctgtttctctatctgtctTGGTCTCCCTGTAACtctgtttccatctctctctctctctctgctttttcaGCCTGGTAGCAGCTTCTCCATCCTTTTGCCCCCTGTCCCTGGGCTGGTCCCCACCTTCTCCATTGAGAAAGTCCTGTAAGAATTGGTCTAGGCTCCCTGGGTCCTTGAGGTGTCCGGCGATCTTGTAGTAGTGGTAGAGGGAGACCAGGACATCTCGGGGGTTTCGGATTATGTAGATTACCTACAGGAATCAGTAGGGATAGAGTAGGGCAAGATCACAGAGAAAGGGTTTCTGGCCCCCTAACTCCCCTggcctcccctcccaccccccaacttTGAGCAGTCAGGGCCTCCCACCTTCACCTTCTGTCCTTGGACTTAACAAAACCTGATGCCTCAGCCCACCTCCCGCTGTTAGTGAGAGACCCTAACAGGCCAGAGAAATGAAAACTGCTGTATCATTATAGTAAATTAGCATCTCTAGCCAAGAAGCCTGGTGAACAATAACCAGGCCCCCCAGGGAAGGCtgggaagggaggaaactgagatcgtGACTGAGGGAGACACCGAGAAGATCCTGAGAGACTGAGGCATGGGGGAGTCAGTCTGACCTTGAACTTCTCTGCCAGCTAAGCTGCCTCAAAACCCTTTCCAGGCTGCCCAGAACATCCTGGCGCTTTTGATGGGCACAAGGGGCTTTCCTGGACTCGCACAACCCATACAATGCTCAGTTGaggccagagaagtgaaatgactcatCTAAGGGCCAGTAAGTGTCGGAAGAAGCATTGTGTCAGGATTCTGTTCACTGGGCTTTGCTTCATGGCCCGCCTGCTCATAACTAGTTAAGGGCCCTGGGTCACCCTTACAGGCTTACCTTGGCTTTGGAGTTGAAGAAGTCCCGGGGAAAGAGTTGAATGGGGAGGTGGGAGCTGATGAGGCGTGGGGTGGTCTTCTGCATGATGGATAAGGAGCCCAGGACAGTCTCACACCAGGGGGCCCGCTCCCAGTTGGGGACTGAACGCGCCCAGGAGGGATCCCCATCTTTCAGCATTATGCTCAGAATCTCAATCATCCAAATGGTACCTAGAGGGAAAGATGGCAGCAGAGTAatcagggagaggggaaaaaccAAGAGGAGTACAGGGGGACACTGAGGGAGGTCACAGGAGACCCTGAGGGAGGTCAGAGGGGGATGCTGAAGGAGGTCAGAGGGGATACTGAGGGAGGTCATAGGGGACACTGAGGGAGGTCAGAGGGCAAAGAGAGTGTGTGGGGATGGAGCATTTGGGGTCTCTGTGTCCTCACTCTGGGGGCCCTGGACAAGCAGGGCCAGGCTTTTCCTCATACCTGACTTGGGGTAGGTGACAATGAAGATGTCGTCATCCCTGACTTTGAAGTCCTTCTCAACATAGCTTATGGTCTCTGGGGCGTAGAGGCCCACAGGGAAGTTGATGCCCTTGTATTTGAAGTACGCTCCGGTCATCTGGTCACTGCAATGAGAATTTCCACATGGGGAGAATTTCCCATTGGGGGCCCAGCCTTGACTGAGAGCTGCCCCTCTCCCTTGCTGGCTgggtgactttggaaaagtcatttctctCTCAGCCTGCGGTTCAGTCTTCCATGAAATGAAGGGCTGTGGTCAGATGCTCTCGAGGGCCTCTAGGGGTTCTGAGATTTCTGGAGGCCACAGGGAGACAGAAGAACACACAGCCAAGCCTGCAATTAGCCCTCCTGGCCAAGCACGCCTTGGGCCCTGGGACAAGGTCAGGATCAGGCAGAGTCATGACTGAGGCTCAGATGGCCTAGTCAGGGAGACCACCCTAGGCAGGAAGGAGATGGAGGGGGTGTTTGGGATTACAACTGGACACCTGGTGAagccccccctccctctctctctccttctctcctcaccccatATCTCTCagtctttctatctctgtatgtctcttctctctctgtctctgtgtctctctgtgtgtctgtctttctctctctgtctctgtctgtcctctctttttcccctcttcctttctccttatcactctgtatctatctgtctcccctcctctctctctcaatctctttaGCTGAGCAGCTAAGAACTTTTGGACTTACCTTCTGCCAAATCATCCTTCAAGCACAGAGGTGGGGGATGAGGGGattctattctggatctgattcttgCTATTGGTGGAATGGATGGGAATCACTCCTAGAAGGGACCTAGGAGTATATGTGTGATAGAGGAGGGGAGATCTGGAcacaggggagggaaagaaagaaatattttttaagtatctaCCATATACTAGGCACCATGATTTATGATTGTTAtccatttgatccccacaacaatcctggggtGGTAGGTGTTgttatgatgcccattttatagatgaggaaacagaggcaagagaaattaagtgacttgtccagggtcccagagCTCagacgtgtctgaggccagatttggagtGGAGTTTTACTGAATGCAGGTCTGGCCTTTTCCCTGTTGTGCCCCCAGCTGCATAGGCTGACACAAATACTAGATCTGAGGAAAGCAGATTTCTAAGGAATCCATGGAAAGACAGCTATGACCCCATGATCTACATTATGACAGAGGAGGTCAGTTTAGGAGGGACAGAAAGTGCTCGAGAATGACATTCACTGGACATAGAGGGAACTAATTCCCTTGGGGTAGAGTGACAGCATTTATCTGAACAGATGGGTATGGATGAGCAGAGAGCTCCCCAATCGACTtggatttgaaaaagaaaaattgaaatgatGAAAGCGAGACCAGGTAATAGAAGATGGCTTTAAGAGCGTGCCTTATAGTCAGTCTTATAAAAGTAGCAtcggaaatactgaaaaccacaATTAGCTGAGGCTGACAAGGGAAGCTAAGAGTAATTAAGAAAAAATCTAAAACTAcattggaaggaaaagaaggaacttTGCTCATGATGACTGGACTGCTCGAttgtttacttttgatttttgcaCACGAGAATGACCTCCAcactggaaagaacaaaaaagtgaCTGAATAAGGAGGACCCAAGGAGAAGTGGGGAGATAGAAAGTCCTCAGCTGTCCTTGAGAAACTCAAATTACAGCTCTGATGAATTACATCCCGCTCACTCACCATTCACACACATTCTA
Proteins encoded:
- the SULT2B1 gene encoding sulfotransferase 2B1 isoform X1; amino-acid sequence: MEGTVASQISSFDNMITELSDQMTGAYFKYKGINFPVGLYAPETISYVEKDFKVRDDDIFIVTYPKSGTIWMIEILSIMLKDGDPSWARSVPNWERAPWCETVLGSLSIMQKTTPRLISSHLPIQLFPRDFFNSKAKVIYIIRNPRDVLVSLYHYYKIAGHLKDPGSLDQFLQDFLNGEVQFGSWFDHIKGWMRMEGKDNFLLITYEELQEDLRGSVQRISEFLDHPLEEAALDSVVQNSTFRTMKENTMCNFTLLPSILLDQRQGAFLRKGVCGDWKNHFTETQCEVFDQSYREQMQGLHTTFPWDEDPGDTSPAVLAQAWDL
- the SULT2B1 gene encoding sulfotransferase 2B1 isoform X2, yielding MTGAYFKYKGINFPVGLYAPETISYVEKDFKVRDDDIFIVTYPKSGTIWMIEILSIMLKDGDPSWARSVPNWERAPWCETVLGSLSIMQKTTPRLISSHLPIQLFPRDFFNSKAKVIYIIRNPRDVLVSLYHYYKIAGHLKDPGSLDQFLQDFLNGEVQFGSWFDHIKGWMRMEGKDNFLLITYEELQEDLRGSVQRISEFLDHPLEEAALDSVVQNSTFRTMKENTMCNFTLLPSILLDQRQGAFLRKGVCGDWKNHFTETQCEVFDQSYREQMQGLHTTFPWDEDPGDTSPAVLAQAWDL